A section of the Streptomyces sp. NBC_00178 genome encodes:
- a CDS encoding glycoside hydrolase family 32 protein encodes MRRKVRALLVALVSSLVAVLPGAPAVAGTVSDYSEFPYPATTYSEPYRGQFHFSSQSGWMNDPNGLVYANGLYHFYYQHNPHGLAWDTMHWGHATSPDLVHWTQKPIALEPGVHPGTLFSGGGVVDKANTSGLKTGALDPIVVFANTNGVSVYYSNDNGQTFQAYDKGRKQIEIPNESRDPKVFWDAAHRRWAMVVWSDQGGNGVNIYTSKNLLDWTFASRYSAPWLFECPDMFQLPLDGRTGQQRWVLTSASSQYVVGSFDGTTFRTDWSGPQQMDLGTTHAGGSFYAAQTFNDVPDGRTVQMAWQGGNRGSTWTGNATFPAALGLVSTPDGPRITRTPVAELSSLASETRSWKNQTVNAARSDNLFAGVKADTYEITAQFDVKGASAGRFGFDLHARSDGSADRSVVYDIAAQTLQGKPLKPENGKVELRMLVDRGQLEVFADGGKYSLSDNADFDSAADSQGIRLFADGGKVKLDSASFTRLNTSWGTSQSTLAGNLKGPWHAAGGSWSDVSGGKRVSTGGDGFYISASSGADAVYQGDITLDTARAAGLTFRAGTSGAGYTANIDTSGVVKLWRPGKDIAAHSTPITAGRTYHLKVQTDGPRIRVWLDNGSEPVIDATDTAYTSGLFGVNAYDGTATVQNLNTGSAGFTAFPAGRWTPRGGTWTVTPAGLRGNSAQDGFYLSDRSGGDFTYEGDLSVTNGTAAGLTFRAGADGVGYTANIDTNGTVKLWRPGRDIASHTTPVVEGRTYHLKVRTDGSRIRVWLGDGADPVIDATDSAYTEGLFGVNGFAAHTLAQNLTVS; translated from the coding sequence ATGCGCCGAAAAGTCAGGGCGCTGCTCGTCGCCCTGGTCTCCAGCCTGGTCGCCGTCCTCCCGGGCGCACCCGCGGTCGCCGGGACCGTGTCCGACTACTCCGAGTTCCCGTACCCGGCCACCACCTACAGTGAGCCGTACCGGGGCCAGTTCCACTTCAGTTCGCAGTCGGGCTGGATGAACGATCCGAACGGGCTGGTGTACGCGAACGGGCTGTATCACTTCTACTACCAGCACAATCCGCACGGCCTGGCCTGGGACACCATGCACTGGGGCCATGCCACCAGCCCCGATCTGGTGCACTGGACGCAGAAGCCGATCGCCCTCGAACCGGGTGTGCACCCGGGCACCCTGTTCTCGGGCGGAGGTGTCGTCGACAAGGCCAACACCTCCGGCCTGAAGACCGGCGCCCTCGACCCGATCGTGGTCTTCGCCAACACCAACGGCGTCAGCGTCTACTACAGCAACGACAACGGTCAGACCTTCCAGGCCTACGACAAGGGCCGCAAGCAGATCGAGATCCCGAACGAGAGCCGTGACCCGAAGGTCTTCTGGGACGCGGCGCACCGGCGCTGGGCCATGGTCGTCTGGTCCGACCAGGGGGGCAACGGGGTGAACATCTACACCTCGAAGAACCTGCTGGACTGGACGTTCGCCAGCCGGTACTCGGCCCCCTGGCTCTTCGAGTGCCCGGACATGTTCCAGCTCCCGCTCGACGGCAGGACCGGTCAGCAGCGGTGGGTCCTGACCTCCGCCTCCAGCCAGTACGTCGTCGGCTCCTTCGACGGCACGACCTTCCGCACCGACTGGTCCGGCCCGCAGCAGATGGACCTGGGCACGACGCACGCGGGCGGCAGCTTCTACGCCGCGCAGACCTTCAACGACGTCCCCGACGGGCGCACCGTGCAGATGGCCTGGCAGGGCGGCAACCGCGGCAGCACCTGGACGGGCAACGCGACCTTCCCGGCGGCGCTCGGCCTGGTCAGCACCCCGGACGGCCCCCGGATCACCCGTACCCCGGTTGCCGAACTCTCGTCGCTGGCCTCGGAGACCAGGAGCTGGAAGAACCAGACGGTCAATGCCGCCAGGAGCGACAACCTCTTCGCGGGTGTCAAGGCCGACACCTACGAGATCACCGCGCAGTTCGACGTCAAGGGCGCGAGCGCCGGCAGGTTCGGTTTCGACCTGCACGCCAGGTCGGACGGCTCAGCGGACCGCAGCGTGGTCTACGACATCGCGGCGCAGACCCTGCAGGGCAAGCCGCTCAAGCCGGAGAACGGCAAGGTCGAGCTGCGGATGCTCGTCGACCGGGGCCAGTTGGAGGTCTTCGCGGACGGCGGGAAGTACTCGCTCTCGGACAACGCCGACTTCGACTCCGCCGCCGACAGCCAGGGCATCCGGCTCTTCGCGGACGGCGGCAAGGTCAAGCTGGACAGTGCGTCCTTCACCCGGCTCAACACGAGCTGGGGTACGTCCCAGTCGACCCTCGCCGGCAACCTCAAGGGGCCGTGGCACGCCGCCGGCGGTTCGTGGAGCGACGTGAGCGGCGGCAAGCGAGTGTCGACCGGCGGTGACGGTTTCTACATCAGCGCGAGCAGCGGGGCGGACGCCGTCTACCAGGGGGACATCACCCTGGACACCGCACGGGCCGCGGGCCTGACGTTCCGGGCCGGTACGTCGGGCGCCGGCTACACGGCGAACATCGACACCAGTGGTGTGGTCAAGCTCTGGCGCCCGGGCAAGGACATCGCGGCGCACTCCACTCCCATCACGGCCGGCCGCACCTACCACCTCAAGGTGCAGACGGACGGCCCCCGCATCCGGGTGTGGCTCGACAACGGCAGCGAGCCGGTGATCGACGCCACCGACACCGCGTACACGAGCGGCCTGTTCGGTGTGAACGCGTACGACGGGACGGCGACGGTGCAGAACCTCAACACCGGCAGCGCCGGGTTCACCGCCTTCCCCGCGGGACGGTGGACGCCACGCGGGGGTACGTGGACGGTCACCCCTGCCGGCCTTCGGGGGAACTCCGCGCAGGACGGCTTCTACCTCAGCGACCGCTCGGGCGGCGACTTCACCTACGAGGGCGACCTGTCGGTGACCAACGGCACCGCGGCGGGACTGACCTTCCGGGCGGGCGCCGACGGAGTCGGCTACACGGCGAACATCGACACGAACGGGACCGTCAAACTGTGGCGCCCGGGCCGGGACATCGCTTCGCACACCACCCCGGTCGTCGAGGGCCGCACGTACCACCTGAAGGTGCGCACCGATGGCTCACGCATCCGTGTCTGGCTGGGTGACGGCGCCGATCCCGTGATCGACGCGACCGATTCCGCCTACACCGAGGGGCTGTTCGGGGTGAACGGCTTCGCGGCACACACCCTTGCGCAGAACCTGACGGTGAGTTGA